Proteins co-encoded in one Leptodactylus fuscus isolate aLepFus1 chromosome 4, aLepFus1.hap2, whole genome shotgun sequence genomic window:
- the MC5R gene encoding melanocortin receptor 5 yields MNSSLHPRILELNISDLDDNNTVPTSKAKLSSCDQVVIAAEVFLTLGIVSLLENILVISAIIKNKNLHSPMYFFVCSLAVADMLVSVSNAWETIAINLINNKHLVMEDAFVRHIDNVFDSMICISVVASMCSLLAIAVDRYITIFYALRYHNIMTVKRAGAIIACIWTFCTGCGIIFILYYESTYVIICLITMFFTMLFLMVSLYIHMFLLARTHVKRIAALPGYNSVHQRTSMKGAITLTILIGIFIVCWAPFFLHLILMISCPQNLYCICFMSHFNMYLILIMCNSVIDPLIYAFRSQEMRKTFKEIICCCSLRISCELPSKY; encoded by the coding sequence ATGAACTCATCATTGCATCCacgaatactggaacttaatatAAGCGACCTGGATGACAACAATACAGTGCCAACAAGCAAGGCTAAATTGTCATCATGTGATCAAGTGGTAATAGCTGCTGAGGTATTTTTAACCCTTGGCATTGTAAGTCTCCTTGAAAATATTCTAGTCATTTCAGCTATTATTAAGAACAAGAATCTGCACTCGCCTATGTATTTCTTTGTGTGTAGCTTGGCAGTGGCTGACATGTTAGTTAGTGTGTCTAATGCATGGGAGACAATCGCCATAAATCTTATCAACAATAAACATCTGGTCATGGAAGATGCTTTTGTACGTCATATTGACAATGTTTTTGATTCTATGATCTGTATTTCAGTGGTGGCTTCCATGTGTAGCTTGCTTGCCATAGCAGTTGACAGGTATATCACCATCTTCTATGCTTTACGGTACCATAACATAATGACTGTGAAGAGAGCCGGAGCCATCATTGCTTGTATTTGGACATTCTGTACAGGATGcggtattatctttattctgtacTATGAGTCTACTTATGTCATTATATGTCTTATTACTATGTTTTTCACCATGCTTTTCCTTATGGTTTCTTTATACATTCATATGTTCTTACTGGCACGTACTCATGTGAAGAGGATAGCTGCCTTGCCAGGCTATAACTCCGTCCACCAGAGAACAAGCATGAAAGGAGCCATTACTCTAACTATACTGATAGGTATATTTATTGTGTGCTGGGCACCATTCTTTCTTCACCTCATTCTCATGATTTCCTGTCCACAAAACCTTTATTGTATCTGTTTTATGTCTCATTTTAATATGTACCTTATTCTGATAATGTGCAATTCTGTCATTGATCCTCTCATATATGCGTTCCGCAGTCAAGAAATGCGAAAGACTTTCAAAGAAATCATTTGCTGCTGCAGTCTGCGAATCTCCTGTGAACTGCCtagtaaatattaa